The sequence GGCCAGCATTTGGTCCGGTGTCAGCCACCCATAATTATCCACCGCCTGCTGGGCGACATAGGGCAGGACGGCATACGCCCCGCCAAACGTCACCAGCGCCGCCTGACTAAAGAACAATCCTTGCTGTGCGGGCAAACTACTCCAGCCAAAAATTCCCGCCAACGCAAAAACTGGACCCCACCATAACGTCAGCCCGACAGCCAAGATCAAAAATGTACGTTGCCAAGAAGCGGGAGGGGCGGGTGGTAATACAAGTGTCTGTGCTTGTTTTGCGCCGTGACCCGGGCCATGTCCTCCCCCCGCTGGAAATTGTCTAGGGAGCCATAAATTTCCCGCATAACCCAAAAGCGCCGCACCGAGGATAATCCATAAAAAAGAGACATTGCCAAAGTGGATCAGCACAAACGATAGAACCGCGATGAGCAAGAGCGCCGCGCTTTTCAGCGATTTGCGGCCAATGCGTAGAATCGCCTGCGCTACGACCGCTAGCGCGGCGGCGGCGAGTGCCTGAAAGATGGCGGCCAACCAGGGCAAGTTCCCTCCCGCCATGAATAGCCAACTCAAGCCCCATAGGACCAGCATTGACGGCAGCACAAACAGTGCACCAGCGGCAATCCCTCCCTTGGCTCCGTGCAATCTCCAGCCCAGGTAGGTCGCCAGTTGTTGCGCCTCGGGACCGGGTAATAACATGCAGTAGTTCAGCCCCTGCATAAATTGCCGCTCGCTAAACCAGCGATTATCGTCAACCAGCAGTTTGTGCATAGTCGCGATTTGCCCCGCTGGCCCGCCAAAGCTAATCAGACCCAGCTTGAACCATAGCCGCACGGCCTGCGAAAACGGAGGATGGGAGATGGGGGAGGCTGACGAGTCCTGCTTCGAATGAAGTGGCGCACCCCCGGCGGAAGGCTCCTCGGCAAGCTGGATAGCGGCAACCCTGTCGCGCTGTTGGGGTGTTTGGGCGGGGGTGGGAAGATCGGGGGAAGGTGTCATCAATGTGGGATCAAAGCGTGCTAATCAGGCCGTCAGAAAGGAAGCGTTGCGGCGGGTGGTCGTGCGAAAGTAACCGGGAAAAAGGCCAAAAATCTTTTCGCAAACTGTCAATTTGCCCCGATTGTAGGGACTTTTCCTCGCCAGGGATAGTTACCCGTTCACGTTATCCGTCACGGGAGCGTCCCCTGGATCGTGACTTTTTACGGGCGATCAATTAGACTGAGCCAAGAGCCAGACCAGGCGTTTGCCAGCCTTGTCTTGGGGGTAACGGTATCGGTTTTTCTTTCATTTTCTTTTGCATACGCACCAATATTATGATCCGCGCATTGTGGCAGCTTTTGTTGAGTGTCGCGTTCGTTCTTGGCACCTTGGCCCCAACGATAGGGTACGCGCAGGGAACGCCCGCAGTGGCCGACCTGTTAAAATTTGTGCCCGAAACAGCCAACGCGGTCATGGTGATTCGCGTACAGGACCTGGTGAATAGCCCTCGCGGGCAGGCGGAAAAATGGCGCACCGCTGATAATCACGACTTGCTAGACGGCGCGCTGCGGATCCCTCCCTGGGTGAATTTGCTGGTCCGGGCGTCGCATATTTCCAGCCAAAGCCTGCAAGGCAACTGGACCGTCAGCCTGACTCCCCGGCCTGAAAATCTCACCCTCGAGACGATGATCAAAATGGCCGACGCCAACGTGGAAAAAATTGGCGATCAAACGGTTGCCCGCAATCGCCGCGGTTATGCGGCGGAGGTCCGCCCCGGCGTGATCGGCATGATGTCCCCCCCGTTGCGGCAGGATTTTGCC comes from Pirellulales bacterium and encodes:
- the chrA gene encoding chromate efflux transporter — translated: MTPSPDLPTPAQTPQQRDRVAAIQLAEEPSAGGAPLHSKQDSSASPISHPPFSQAVRLWFKLGLISFGGPAGQIATMHKLLVDDNRWFSERQFMQGLNYCMLLPGPEAQQLATYLGWRLHGAKGGIAAGALFVLPSMLVLWGLSWLFMAGGNLPWLAAIFQALAAAALAVVAQAILRIGRKSLKSAALLLIAVLSFVLIHFGNVSFLWIILGAALLGYAGNLWLPRQFPAGGGHGPGHGAKQAQTLVLPPAPPASWQRTFLILAVGLTLWWGPVFALAGIFGWSSLPAQQGLFFSQAALVTFGGAYAVLPYVAQQAVDNYGWLTPDQMLAGLALAETTPGPLIMVLQFVGFVGGWRQPGELSPLAMGTICGLITTWVTFLPSFIMIFLGAPHLEQLDQKPRLNAALTAITAAVVGVILNLAVKFGQGTLLPEGEFAWGEALLTVGAFLALQSGRVGLIAVILGCGALGWAGWLIWG